From Paenibacillus graminis:
GTCAGGGACGAGTTGCCGGAGCGGATGTCTGTGGTGCGCTTCCGGCTGACAGGACGAGGCGCAGTACACAGAGCGCTGGCGGAGAAAGGTGCGGCAGAGGATCTGCTCGCTGAATTGCAGCGGCGGGAGGCCATACGCGCAGAACGCAAAGAGTACGCAGGTCTGGTCTGGACCGAAGGACTCGTTCTGGAAACCGGACTGGCCATTGACCGCGGGCGTTTGCTTCAGGAGGACAGCTTTCTTGGCGAAATGCTGAGGCTGGCCGGGCGGTGTGAACATTCTTCTGCCGGGCTGGAGGAACTGATGGACAGCGCGCTCAAGCCGCTGATGGAGAATCGTGAGCTGCGCGGAATGCTTGCTTCTGTCTCACGGGAGGAGAAGCTGGGCTGGCTGAGAAATGCAGCCGAGCTTGGCATTACTCTGCTTGCAGGAATGGATGAGAATGCTGAAGCCATGCTGGCCGGGAGCGAAACCCGGCAAGAAGACCATAACCGTCAGGAACAGCTCCATATAGAGCCAGGAATGCTGTCCGGTGAGCTAGGGGAGTCTCCTGTCTCAGAGGACGAAAGCAAATTCCAGACTGAGAACGGCGAAGAGTTAGTGCCGTACGGCACAGAACAGACGGCACGGGCTAAGACAGTGAAGCCTGTCCGGGAGGAACGGGGGGATGCCGGGTGAAAATAGAGGAGCTGCAGATTGGCGGTTATGGCCGCCTGCATAACCGTGAAATGAAGCTGGACAGCGGTATAAGCCTGCTCTATGGCCGCAATGAGGCCGGAAAAAGCACGACCTTGCAGTTCATACGCGCTATGCTCTTCGGCATTCCGGGCAGAGCCAACCTTCTTGAGCGCTATGAGCCTGCGCAAGGTGGGCAGCATGGCGGAATGCTGACCGCGCGTGATCGGGAAGGCGGCCAGTGGAGAATCCGCCGGTATATGACAGGTGGAGAGACACCGGGCAGAAGTGAAAAGCTGCACATTACGGTTAGTTACCCCGACGGAAGAACCGAAGAAGCAGGCCAAACGGAGATGGAGCGGCGTTTGCTGGGCGGTATCTCCCGCAGCATGTTCCGCCAGCTGTTTGCGGTTTCGCTGGATGAGCTGCAGGAGCTTGGCGCGCTGCAGTCCGAGGAAATGAGCAGCTATCTGTTCCATGCCGGTATGGGGGGCGGAGGTGAGATTATGCGGGCCGAGCGGCGGCTGCAGCAGGACGCGGAGAAGCTCTACAAGCCGCGCGGAAAGCTGCAGGAAGCAGCTAAAGTCCTGCAGTCGATTGAGAAGCTGGAGAGGGAGGCGGCCGAAAGCCGTTCCTATCTGCCGCGCTATAACCAGAACATAGCCGACTTGGAAGCTGTTGAGCTGCAGTTGACACAGATCGAGGACCGACGGCGGATCGCAGCCGGAAGACTCGTTCACTTGCGCAAAGCCCAGGAGATCCGCGAGCTGTGGCTGAAATGGAGCGAAGCCAAACTGGAGCTGGCGGAGCTTCCGGTGATCGCTGGGGCATTTCCTGAGGATGGAGCCGCCCGCTGGCGGACACTGGAGACTGAAGTGCAGAATGCCGAAGGGGTGGTCTTCCGTCTAAAGAGGCAGCACAGGGAACTTGCAGCTGAACTGGAGAAGCATCCGCCGGATGAACGGCTGCAGGCTCAGGGACCGCACCTCGAAGCTCTGGACCGCCGGCGCAGCAGCTATGAAGATAAGAAATCCGAAGCGGAACGCCTTGCAGCTGAACTTGATGCGCTGCAAGTGCATCTGGAACGCATTCTGCGCGGCATCGGGGCGGGCTGGGGCAAGGCTGAGCTGGCGGGCTTCTCCGCTACGGCGGCAGACCGTGAAGCTGCAAGGCGCTTTGCAGCAGGCTTCAGTGCGTATGACCGCCGCATGGAAGCGCGTGAAGCGGAGCGCCAGACGCTGCGCTCCCGCCTGGCCGCTGCCGCCGCTGCGCTGCAGGCGGCAGACCGGGCCCTGGCGCGCGAGCACGCCGCCGGTGCAACCGACTTCGCGGGCTTAGCCAAGCGCAGCCCGCGCGAGCTGCTGCAGCTCTGGGACGAGCTGCAGCTGGCTGCCGAGCGCTGGCGCGAAGCGCAGCTCGGCGGAGAGCCGCTGCGCGGCCGCGGCGCCGCAGGCAGCGGCACCGGCAGCGCCGGGCGCCGGGCGCAGCGCTACCGGCGCATGCTGCTGGCGGGCGCAGCGCTTACGCTGCTGCTGCCGCCAGCGTTGTGGCTGACCGGCGCACCGCCGGTCAGCGCCTGGGCCGCACTCGGCCTGCTGGCCGCAGCGGACCTGGCCCTGTGGGTGGCCCTGCGCGCGGAGCGCAGGGCGGACACGGCCCCGCCGGGGCACGGCGGGGAGGGCAGCGCAGCCGCTGCGGAGATGCGGCGGCTGCGGGGGCTGCTGCTCTCCGGCGCGGCGCCGGAGAGCGGGCTTGGCAGGCCGGGGCAGCGGCCGGCCGGAGGCGTAAGCCCTGACGCCAGCGGGCTGGAGGCCGGGATGAAAGAGCTTCGCAGGCTTATGGATGCATGGAACGCATGGCGGCAGCGTGTGGAAAAACTGGCTGCCGAACGGGAGGCCTGCCGGGTTGAGCTGGACTCGCTTTCGGGACAGGAACATGCACTCGCCGCGGAACTGGAGCAGGCCGAGGCTGATTTCACAGCGCTGGCCGGACGCTATGAGGAATGGCTGCATGAACGCAAGCTGCCTGACGGCCTCTCGCCCGAGGGCCTGCCGGATATATTCTCCATGGTGGAGCAAGGCAACGAGCTGCTGCGTCAGGAGCATAAGCTTGCTGTGCGTCTGGGTAACTTGAAATCCGAGTGTTTTTTCTTTGAACGGGAAGTATCGGCATTAATGATTGAAGCCGGAGATGGAGCTATAGCTGAAGTGGGATCGGGGCAGAATGAAGGGGCTGGGAGGGACGTGGGTACGTCTGCTGATGCAGGCCACCAGAACTTGTCTTCGGATGACCCGGTGAATGAATTAGAGCATTCTGCCGGAGCTGTTCAAGCTCTTCGAAGCTCAGACGGTGTTGCTGCTACCGACCGGTCTGATATGCCCAATGCTCCTGCAGCAGCTGATCACGAACATCCATTTTCGGGTTCTAAGACGACCTCTGTCTCAGCTACTCCGCTTCAACAGCAATTCGAAGCTGTGGGTTTATCTCTTCTCAGCTGGCTGGAGTTGAGGAAGCGGGAGTGGGACCTTCTACAGATGGAGCAGCTGCGCCGGGAAGGAATGAACGTTCGGCTGCTGGAACTGCAGGAAGAGCTGGCAGTGAGCAGCAGGGAACTGGAGGAACTGTCACGCCGTTCCTGCGAATTGCTGCACGAAGGCGGAGCTGTGGACGGTGAGGAATTTCTGCGGCGGTCCTCGGCTGTACAACGGCGCGTTGAGCTGACGAAATCGATCCGTCAATGGGAGCTGGCTATGTTCGGAGGCTGGGAGAATCAAGCCGCCGCCGAGCTGCTGACACTGCTGGAGACTCATGATGCATACACTTTGGCACAGGAACGGAATACTGCGGAGGAGAACGCAGTTAGTATTGAAGATGAACGCAATGCTATGCTGCAGCATCGGGGCAAGCTACTGCAGGAGCGTGAATATTTGCTGGAGCGTGGGCTGGAGGATTCAGTCCTCCAGCAGCTAGAGGAGCAGCGGGCGGCGCTGCGGGTAATTGCAGGCCAATATGCAGTAACAGCATTGGCGGCTGAACTAATGGGCAGAACGCGCCGTATCTATGAGCGGGAGAAGCAGCCGCAGGTGCTGCTGCTGGCGTCCGAGTATTTTGCTAAACTGACGGAAGGGGAGTACCGGCGGGTGGTTATGACACTTGGCAATAAGGAGCTAAAAGCGGAGCATAAGAACCTGGGGCTGCTGGACAGCGGCCTGCTCAGCCGGGGAACGGCGGAGCAGCTGTACCTGGCTATCCGGCTGGCGCTTGCCGAGACGATGTCACGGCAGGCAAATCTCCCGCTGCTGTTCGACGACCTGTTCGTTAATTTCGATGAACGCCGGCTGCATGCGGCACTCGCCCTGCTCGGCGAGCTGTCTGCAAACCGGCAGATTATCATGATGACCTGCCACCGGCATGTGGTTGAAGCGGCAGCCAGGATCATTCCCGCAGCGCAGGTTATTTCCGTCTAGAGCCTAATATTGCGGATCTCACCATTCGTACGGTTAACGAGCACCTTCGAAAACTCATTTGCCAGATTCGCTTGGGAGAATCAAAATGTAAAAGCACCTTTGAACCGGCCCCGCCCGCAGGAAGCAGGCGGAAGTGGGTGGTAGCAACAGCAGAAATGCGGTTATTGAAACACCGCAGGCATAAGCCATCCGAAACAATAGCTGAAATACGCTTGTTGGAGGTTACTGGAGCGCAGCAAGCATGATCCACCCAAAACAACCGCAGGAATGCGATTGTTGGAGGCTGATGAAGCACCGCATGCGTGAGCGATCCAAGACATGGCAGAAATACGCTTGTTAGAGCGCAGCAAGGGAATGAAGTGGAGAAAGTGCCTTTGATTTCGGCAGTGGGGCAAGCAAGTGGAAAAAGGGAACTTAATCTCCTCAGAATTAAACAATCTTGAGGTTTAAGTGGAAAAAGGAAACTTAATTCAGTGATATTTCCATATCTGGAGCGAAATGAGCTGAATTAGTGTACTTTTTTCCACTTAGACTTCCGGGGTGCTTGATACTCAAAAAATTAGTGATACTTTTTCCACTTAACCGGCAAACAAAGCGCCAAGAAGATACGTAGACTCTTTACTACCTTGAAACCACCGGAATGGCGCAATCAAAGGGTAAAATACGTTTGAACCGGCCTCGCCGCAGGACTGGCCTCCCCGCAGGAACCGGCCTCGCCCGGATATACCGCCCGGATTTGATCCGGTCCTGTTCGTTCACCCAGAGGAATGTTTCAACATTACCCTCTTAGTATATGTACAGAGCAGGTTCGCTTCCAGCGGCAGCCGTTATTTTCGTGTAATCCGGATCACTGGTTTAACAGCGGCGATAGTGATCCCTTTACCCTCCTTGCCTGGAGGAGGATCTGCCGGGCCTGGAGGCGGGGACATTGGGGCACGCAGCAGCATTACGACCCATACCAGCGACACTGCGCCGAAGATAGGGTAAAATATAGACAGAAGCGAGCTGAAGCCAAACTGGCTGAACACGTAGCAGATCAGCATCAAGAGTGGAGTCACGAGGACAGGGGCGACCGGCAGGCGCTGTTGAAGCTGTACGCCGACACCAAAGATATCAGCGACAAAAGTGCTGAAGATCTCCATGAAAATCAGCAGGAGATAGATACTCTGTACGGCAGGGCCAAGACGGATGGCGATGGTGCCCATTGGAATCTCATACTGAAGGATGCCCGGCATTTGCGAGCTCATGGCAAAATGTGCCGCGAGCAGCATGAAGCCAATACCTATCCCCCCGAGAATCCCGCCGCGCAGCAGAGCTTTTTCATCATTCGTATGCCGGGCCAGCGGCACCAGTACGGCTTGGGCCATTCCGAGATTGAACGCCGTATAGAGCAGGGGGGACATCCAGGCGCCAAAGAAGCTGTGATCCGTCGGAAGGAACAAAAAACGTTCCGCACCGGGCACGCCCAGCGTATTAAAAATAATAATTAGCGACAGAGTAAGCATTAACGGCACCACCAGGCTGTTGATCTGCAGGATACCTGAAATTCCGCGCTTCAGCAGCAGGTAGGAACCCAGAATGGTCAACAGAAGCCCAGCCTGATAGGGCATTCCGAGATGCTCCTGAAAAATAGCTCCGGCCCCGGCCAGCATAATGCTGTTCACGCCAATCAGGATAATCATGGTGAACAGGCTGATGCTTCTCCCGGTACGTTCACCGAAAAGATGGCGGTTGAAATCCTCATAAGACTCTGCTTGAACGCGCCGGGCGATGATCATCATTTTGGTGCCGAGCCAGATAAACAGGACGGTGGAGAACAGGATGGTCAGCACCGCCCAGTGTCCATAACGTGTGAAGAAACGGAGGATTTCCTGGCCGGTAGCGAAACCGGCGCCTACGATAGTACCAATATAGGTAAAGGCGATTTGCAGTGTGCGGACATGGGATTTCATGGCTCCCTCCTTAAAAATGCTGCCAAGATAAAAATAGCTATACCAAGGATAGCCTTGTGCAGTCCATATAGTACAGGTTATGATGTTGAGCAGAAGGACATGACTTCCGCCTAATACTTATATGAAGTGGTTACAGCGGAATGTCTGGAATTATAAAGGGTAATGGAGGTTCATAACATGGAA
This genomic window contains:
- a CDS encoding AAA family ATPase: MKIEELQIGGYGRLHNREMKLDSGISLLYGRNEAGKSTTLQFIRAMLFGIPGRANLLERYEPAQGGQHGGMLTARDREGGQWRIRRYMTGGETPGRSEKLHITVSYPDGRTEEAGQTEMERRLLGGISRSMFRQLFAVSLDELQELGALQSEEMSSYLFHAGMGGGGEIMRAERRLQQDAEKLYKPRGKLQEAAKVLQSIEKLEREAAESRSYLPRYNQNIADLEAVELQLTQIEDRRRIAAGRLVHLRKAQEIRELWLKWSEAKLELAELPVIAGAFPEDGAARWRTLETEVQNAEGVVFRLKRQHRELAAELEKHPPDERLQAQGPHLEALDRRRSSYEDKKSEAERLAAELDALQVHLERILRGIGAGWGKAELAGFSATAADREAARRFAAGFSAYDRRMEAREAERQTLRSRLAAAAAALQAADRALAREHAAGATDFAGLAKRSPRELLQLWDELQLAAERWREAQLGGEPLRGRGAAGSGTGSAGRRAQRYRRMLLAGAALTLLLPPALWLTGAPPVSAWAALGLLAAADLALWVALRAERRADTAPPGHGGEGSAAAAEMRRLRGLLLSGAAPESGLGRPGQRPAGGVSPDASGLEAGMKELRRLMDAWNAWRQRVEKLAAEREACRVELDSLSGQEHALAAELEQAEADFTALAGRYEEWLHERKLPDGLSPEGLPDIFSMVEQGNELLRQEHKLAVRLGNLKSECFFFEREVSALMIEAGDGAIAEVGSGQNEGAGRDVGTSADAGHQNLSSDDPVNELEHSAGAVQALRSSDGVAATDRSDMPNAPAAADHEHPFSGSKTTSVSATPLQQQFEAVGLSLLSWLELRKREWDLLQMEQLRREGMNVRLLELQEELAVSSRELEELSRRSCELLHEGGAVDGEEFLRRSSAVQRRVELTKSIRQWELAMFGGWENQAAAELLTLLETHDAYTLAQERNTAEENAVSIEDERNAMLQHRGKLLQEREYLLERGLEDSVLQQLEEQRAALRVIAGQYAVTALAAELMGRTRRIYEREKQPQVLLLASEYFAKLTEGEYRRVVMTLGNKELKAEHKNLGLLDSGLLSRGTAEQLYLAIRLALAETMSRQANLPLLFDDLFVNFDERRLHAALALLGELSANRQIIMMTCHRHVVEAAARIIPAAQVISV
- a CDS encoding YkvI family membrane protein, with translation MKSHVRTLQIAFTYIGTIVGAGFATGQEILRFFTRYGHWAVLTILFSTVLFIWLGTKMMIIARRVQAESYEDFNRHLFGERTGRSISLFTMIILIGVNSIMLAGAGAIFQEHLGMPYQAGLLLTILGSYLLLKRGISGILQINSLVVPLMLTLSLIIIFNTLGVPGAERFLFLPTDHSFFGAWMSPLLYTAFNLGMAQAVLVPLARHTNDEKALLRGGILGGIGIGFMLLAAHFAMSSQMPGILQYEIPMGTIAIRLGPAVQSIYLLLIFMEIFSTFVADIFGVGVQLQQRLPVAPVLVTPLLMLICYVFSQFGFSSLLSIFYPIFGAVSLVWVVMLLRAPMSPPPGPADPPPGKEGKGITIAAVKPVIRITRK